The genomic stretch CGCGGGCGACCACGGCCCCGACGGCAACCCGCTGGCCCTGATGCACGAGGCCGGCCTCAGCCTGCCCGAGGTGGTCGCGCTCAGCCGGCTGCGCCACGGCGACGCCTGCTCGATCGGCGAGCTGGCGGCGCTCCTGGGCCTGTCGATGTCCGCGACCAGCGCGCTGGTCCAGCGGCTGGTCACCGCCGAGCTGGCCCACCGCCGCGAGGACCCCAGCGACCGCCGCGCCAAGCAGGTGACGCTCAGCGCCCGCGGCCTGGCGGTGATCGGGCGCATCGCGGCGGCCCGGGCCGAGTCGATGACCCGCGGGCTGGCGCGGCTGCCCCGGGCGCTGCGGGCCGAGCTGCTCGACGTCGTCGCGCGATCGACCGCGGCGCTGCGCGTCGACGCGGTGGGCGCGTGAGGGCCCTCGCCGCGCTGGCCCTCGTGGCCGCGACCGCCGGGCCGGCGCGGGCCGAGCGCCTGGCCGAGCTGCTGGCCGCGGGGCGGCGCCACGGGCGCGAGCTGGCCGAGGCCGAGGC from Myxococcales bacterium encodes the following:
- a CDS encoding MarR family transcriptional regulator translates to MAPRAPHSPGAALHDLMVLVSAGDHGPDGNPLALMHEAGLSLPEVVALSRLRHGDACSIGELAALLGLSMSATSALVQRLVTAELAHRREDPSDRRAKQVTLSARGLAVIGRIAAARAESMTRGLARLPRALRAELLDVVARSTAALRVDAVGA